The proteins below come from a single Balaenoptera musculus isolate JJ_BM4_2016_0621 chromosome 1, mBalMus1.pri.v3, whole genome shotgun sequence genomic window:
- the S100A14 gene encoding protein S100-A14, which translates to MGQCGSANVEEAQELSDVERAIETLIKNFHQYSVEGGKETLTPSELRHLVTQQLPHLMPNNCGLEEKIANLGSCNNSKLEFRTFWELIGEAAKSVKLESPVPGS; encoded by the exons ATGGGACAGTGTGGGTCAGCCAACGTGGAG GAAGCCCAGGAACTCAGTGACGTGGAGAGGGCGATCGAGACCCTGATCAAGAACTTCCACCAGTATTCGGTGGAGGGCGGGAAGGAGACGCTGACCCCCTCCGAGCTTCGGCACCTGGTCACCCAGCAGCTACCCCACCTCATGCCG AACAACTGTGGGCTGGAAGAGAAAATTGCCAACTTGGGCAGCTGTAACAACTCTAAACTGGAGTTCCGGACTTTCTGGGAGCTGATTGGAGAAGCAGCCAAGAGTGTGAAGCTGGAG